In Thauera sedimentorum, a single genomic region encodes these proteins:
- a CDS encoding ExeA family protein → MYEQHFGLREAPFRLTPDTGYFYAWRAHQEALNVLRVALGAGEGFIKITGEVGTGKTLLCRKLLAAGGDRLVTAWLPNAQLEPDALREALAAELGISAPRELGQYGQLKIIHDRLIGIAARGGRVVVCLDEAQAMPDHTLEALRLLSNLETEKHKLMTVILFGQPELDQRLAGDGLRQLRSRIGFSYRLQPLDLDGVRNYVAHRLHVAGSPRAATLFRPAALRALHRGSRGIARLVNVLAHKALLAAYGEGAATVDTRHVRRAVADTEDATPLPRFGFFHLGGALAAVILAVGLA, encoded by the coding sequence ATGTACGAGCAACACTTCGGCCTGCGCGAAGCGCCCTTCCGGCTCACTCCCGACACCGGCTACTTCTACGCCTGGCGGGCACACCAGGAAGCGCTCAACGTGTTGCGCGTGGCGCTCGGCGCGGGCGAGGGCTTCATCAAGATCACCGGCGAAGTGGGCACCGGCAAGACCCTGTTGTGCCGCAAGCTGCTGGCCGCGGGTGGCGACCGCCTGGTCACCGCCTGGCTGCCCAACGCCCAGCTCGAGCCCGACGCGCTGCGCGAGGCGCTCGCCGCCGAGCTCGGCATCTCGGCGCCGCGCGAACTCGGCCAGTACGGCCAGCTCAAGATCATTCACGACCGCCTGATCGGCATCGCCGCGCGCGGCGGCCGGGTGGTGGTGTGCCTGGACGAAGCCCAGGCCATGCCCGACCACACGCTCGAGGCCCTGCGCCTGCTGAGCAACCTGGAAACCGAGAAACACAAGCTGATGACCGTGATCCTGTTCGGCCAGCCGGAGCTCGACCAGCGCCTGGCCGGCGACGGCCTGCGCCAGCTGCGCAGCCGCATCGGCTTCTCCTACCGCCTGCAGCCCCTCGACCTGGATGGCGTGCGTAACTACGTCGCCCACCGCCTGCACGTGGCCGGCAGCCCCCGCGCCGCCACCCTGTTCCGCCCCGCCGCACTGCGTGCGCTGCATCGCGGCAGCCGCGGCATCGCCCGGCTGGTGAACGTCCTCGCGCACAAGGCCCTGCTCGCCGCCTACGGTGAAGGCGCCGCCACGGTCGATACCCGCCATGTGCGCCGCGCGGTGGCCGACACCGAGGACGCCACGCCCCTGCCCCGCTTCGGCTTCTTCCACCTCGGCGGCGCGCTCGCGGCCGTCATCCTCGCAGTGGGGCTGGCATGA